A window from Corvus cornix cornix isolate S_Up_H32 chromosome 8, ASM73873v5, whole genome shotgun sequence encodes these proteins:
- the EXTL2 gene encoding exostosin-like 2 isoform X2: MRCFHFCKLPGRVMGIRLLRFTSVVIIVLLLVAGALTALLPTIKDDKLPNSRREPKTQSQSALDSFTLIMQTYNRTDLLLKLLNHYQAIPHLHKVIVVWNNIGEKTPEEMWNSLGPHPVPVVFKVQTVNRMRNRLQNFPDLETKALSRRCTTINPVCLKWKKTPYVALQT, encoded by the exons ATGAG GTGTTTTCACTTCTGTAAGCTTCCAGGAAGAGTTATGGGAATCCGCCTACTGCGTTTCACCTCTGTGGTGATCATCGTCTTGCTTCTTGTGGCAGGTGCTTTAACAGCTTTGCTTCCCACTATCAAAGATGACAAATTGCCCAATTCAAGAAGGGAACCAAAAACCCAGAGTCAGTCTGCCTTGGATTCATTCACTCTTATTATGCAGACATACAATAGAACTGACTTACTGCTAAAGCTTTTAAATCATTATCAAGCAATCCCCCACCTACATAAAGTAATTGTTGTGTGGAACAACATTGGTGAGAAGACACCAGAGGAAATGTGGAATTCCTTGGGgcctcatcctgtccctgttgtCTTCAAAGTTCAAACTGTAAATCGTATGAGAAACAGGCTGCAGAATTTCCCTGATCTGGAAACAAAAG CTCTTTCTAGGAGGTGTACAACAATAAATCCTGTTTGTctcaagtggaaaaaaaccccctatgTTGCATTACAGACCTGA
- the SLC30A7 gene encoding zinc transporter 7, which produces MLPLSIKDDEYKPPRLNLLRKVSGWFRSILADKTSRNLFSFLCLNLSFAFVELLYGIWSNSLGLISDSFHMFFDCTALLAGLAASVISKWRSNDAFSYGYVRAEVLAGFVNGLFLIFTAFFIFSEGVERALEPPDVHHERLLPVSILGFIVNLIGIFVFQHGGHGHSHGSGHEHSHSLFNGGLSHGHSHGNHGHSHEHKHSHGHTHGHGHGHSHGQDYCHDDHSLEVMAGSSKQILQGVFLHIVADTLGSIGVIISAILMQNYGLMIADPICSMLIALLIGVSIVPLLKESIGILMQRTPPSLENALPQCYQRVQQLQGVYSLHDPHFWTLCTDVYIGTLKLLVAPDADGRWILSQTHNIFTQAGVRQLYIQIDVAAM; this is translated from the exons ATGCTGCCCCTCTCCATCAAGGACGATGAGTACAAGCCGCCCAGGCTCAACCTGCTCAGGAAGGTGTCGGGCTGGTTCAG GTCTATCCTGGCGGACAAGACTTCCCGCaacctcttctccttcctctgtctCAACCTCTCCTTCGCCTTTGTGGAGCTGCTCTACGGCATCTGGAGTAACAG TTTAGGTCTAATATCAGATTCTTTTCATATGTTTTTTGACTGTACTGCTCTATTGGCTGGATTAGCAGCTTCAGTTATTTCAAAATGGAGGTCAAACGATGCTTTCTCATATGG gtATGTTCGAGCAGAAGTACTTGCTGGTTTTGTAAATGGTTTATTCCTCATCTTTACAgcattcttcattttttctgaagGTGTTGAG agagcACTTGAGCCTCCCGATGTGCATCATGAGAGACTTCTTCCTGTTTCTATACTAGGATTCATTGTAAATCTCATaggaatatttgtttttcagcatgGAGGTCACGGGCATTCACATGGCTCTG GGCACGAGCACAGCCATTCTCTATTTAACGGTGGTCTCAGCCATGGGCACAGTCACGGAAATCATGGGCACAGCCACGAACATAAACATTCCCATGGACACACTCATGGTCACGGCCATGGACACTCTCATGGTCAGGATTATTGTCATG ATGACCATTCTCTCGAAGTAATGGCTGGATCCAGCAAACAGATTTTACAAG GTGTATTTCTGCACATTGTGGCAGACACGCTGGGAAGTATTGGTGTAATCATATCTGCTATACTGATGCAGAACTATGGTCTAATGATAGCAGATCCTATTTGTTCAATGCTGATAGCACTACTTATAGGTGTAAG tatTGTTCCACTTTTAAAAGAATCCATTGGGATTTTGATGCAGAGAACTCCTCCTTCTCTGGAAAATGCCCTGCCTCAGTGCTACCAGAGG GTGCAGCAGTTGCAAGGAGTTTACAGTTTACATGATCCACATTTCTGGACCCTCTGTACTGATGTTTACATAGGGACTTTGAAGTTATTAGTAGCTCCTGATGCTGATGGAAGGTGGATTCTAAGCCAGACTCACAATATTTTTACTCAG gCAGGAGTAAGGCAGCTTTACATACAGATTGATGTTGCAGCCATGTAG
- the EXTL2 gene encoding exostosin-like 2 isoform X1, with amino-acid sequence MRCFHFCKLPGRVMGIRLLRFTSVVIIVLLLVAGALTALLPTIKDDKLPNSRREPKTQSQSALDSFTLIMQTYNRTDLLLKLLNHYQAIPHLHKVIVVWNNIGEKTPEEMWNSLGPHPVPVVFKVQTVNRMRNRLQNFPDLETKAVLMMDDDTLVSAHDLAFAFSVWQQFPEHIVGFVPRKHISTPSGVYSYGSFELQNPGFGNGDQYSMVLIGAAFFHSGYLEDFQRQPEAVYALIDETQNCDDIAMNFLVAKHTGKPSGVFVKPVDIRNLEKDTNSGYSGMWHRAEHLLQRSYCVNKLVNIYDGMPLKYSNIMISQFGFPNYANHKNKM; translated from the exons ATGAG GTGTTTTCACTTCTGTAAGCTTCCAGGAAGAGTTATGGGAATCCGCCTACTGCGTTTCACCTCTGTGGTGATCATCGTCTTGCTTCTTGTGGCAGGTGCTTTAACAGCTTTGCTTCCCACTATCAAAGATGACAAATTGCCCAATTCAAGAAGGGAACCAAAAACCCAGAGTCAGTCTGCCTTGGATTCATTCACTCTTATTATGCAGACATACAATAGAACTGACTTACTGCTAAAGCTTTTAAATCATTATCAAGCAATCCCCCACCTACATAAAGTAATTGTTGTGTGGAACAACATTGGTGAGAAGACACCAGAGGAAATGTGGAATTCCTTGGGgcctcatcctgtccctgttgtCTTCAAAGTTCAAACTGTAAATCGTATGAGAAACAGGCTGCAGAATTTCCCTGATCTGGAAACAAAAG ctGTTTTAATGATGGATGATGATACACTAGTCAGTGCTCATGACcttgcttttgccttttccGTTTGGCAG caatttCCAGAGCATATAGTGGGATTTGTTCCTAGAAAGCACATTTCTACTCCTTCAGGCGTATACAGCTATGGCAGCTTTGAATTGCAGAACCCTGGATTTGGGAACGGAGATCAGTATTCTATGGTGCTTATCGGCGCAGCATTTTTTCACAGTGGGTATTTAGAAGACTTTCAACGGCAGCCAGAAGCAGTTTACGCCTTAATAGATGAAACTCAAAATTGTGATGATATTGCCATGAATTTTCTGGTAGCCAAGCATACTGGAAAGCCTTCAGGAGTGTTTGTGAAGCCTGTTGATAtaagaaatttagaaaaagaCACTAACAGTGGCTATTCTGGAATGTGGCACCGAGCAGAGCATTTGTTACAGAGATCCTACTGTGTAAATAAACTGGTTAATATTTATGATGGCATGCCCTTAAAATATTCTAATATCATGATTTCTCAGTTTGGTTTTCCTAATTATGCcaatcacaaaaataaaatgtaa